A single region of the Equus przewalskii isolate Varuska chromosome 26, EquPr2, whole genome shotgun sequence genome encodes:
- the ALDH1B1 gene encoding LOW QUALITY PROTEIN: aldehyde dehydrogenase X, mitochondrial (The sequence of the model RefSeq protein was modified relative to this genomic sequence to represent the inferred CDS: inserted 2 bases in 2 codons; deleted 1 base in 1 codon; substituted 2 bases at 2 genomic stop codons): MLRFLVPWLLCXLGSTASPYSLAAALPSPVLHPAIHHKQLFINSERQDAVSKKTFPTVNPTTGEVIGHVAEGDQADVDPAMRAAHKAFXLGSPWCQLDASEQGWLLNRLADLVERGHVYLASQETLDNGKPFQESYILDLDDIIKVYQYFAGWADKWHSKSIPMEGEHFCFTPHEPVGICGQIIPWNFPLVMQGWKLAPALAMAKTVVVKVAEQTLLSALYLASLIKESGFPPGVVNINTGYGPTAGAAIAQHMDIDKVAFPSSTEVGNLIHKAAGDSTLKRVTLELGGKSPSIVLADADMDHAVEQCHEALFFNMGQCCCAGSXIFVEESIYDEFPERTVEKAKHRKVGNPFEVDTQQRPQVDKEQSEXLLGYSQIGQKEGAKLLCGGECLGEWGFFVKPTVFDGVQDDMKIAKEEIFGAVQPLFKFKKIEEVTERAHSTRYGLAAAVFTQDLDKAMYFTQALQAGTVWVNTYTIVTCHTPFGGFKESGNGRELGEVGLKAYMEAKTVTIKVPQKNS, from the exons ATGCTGCGCTTCCTGGTGCCCTGGCTGCTCT CCCTTGGCAGCACAGCCTCCCCGTACTCCTTGGCAGCAGCCCTCCCAAGCCCCGTCCTGCACCCAGCCATCCACCATAAACAGCTCTTCATCAACAGTGAGCGGCAAGATGCAGTCAGCAAGAAGACATTCCCGACAGTCAACCCCACCACGGGAGAGGTCATTGGCCACGTGGCTGAGGGGGACCAGGCTGACGTGGATCCGGCCATGAGAGCAGCCCACAAGGCCT GCCTGGGGTCTCCATGGTGCCAGCTGGATGCCTCAGAGCAGGGCTGGCTGCTGAACCGCCTAGCGGACCTGGTAGAGCGGGGTCATGTCTACTTGGCTTCGCAGGAGACCTTGGACAATGGAAAGCCTTTCCAAGAGTCTTATATCTTGGACCTGGATGACATCATCAAGGTGTACCAGTACTTTGCTGGCTGGGCTGACAAGTGGCACAGCAAGAGCATCCCTATGGAGGGTGAGCACTTCTGCTTCACCCCGCATGAGCCTGTTGGCATCTGTGGCCAGATCATCCCGTGGAACTTCCCCTTGGTCATGCAGGGCTGGAAGCTGGCCCCAGCACTTGCCATGGCCAAGACTGTGGTCGTGAAGGTCGCAGAGCAGACCCTGCTTTCTGCCCTGTATTTGGCCTCCCTAATCAAAGAGTCAGGCTTTCCCCCTGGGGTGGTGAACATCAACACTGGCTATGGTCCAACAGCAGGAGCGGCCATCGCCCAGCACATGGATATTGACAAAGTTGCCTTCCCCAGCTCCACTGAGGTGGGCAACCTAATCCATAAGGCAGCCGGTGATTCCACCCTCAAAAGAGTCACCCTAGAGCTAGGTGGGAAGAGCCCCAGCATCGTGTTGGCTGATGCTGACATGGACCACGCTGTGGAGCAGTGCCATGAAGCCCTCTTCTTCAACATGGGCCAGTGCTGCTGTGCGGGTTCCTGAATCTTTGTTGAAGAATCCATCTATGATGAGTTTCCTGAGAGAACCGTGGAGAAAGCTAAGCATAGGAAAGTTGGGAACCCCTTTGAGGTAGACACCCAGCAGAGGCCCCAGGTGGATAAGGAACAGTCTGAATGACTCCTGGGCTACAGCCAGATTGGCCAGAAGGAGGGGGCAAAGCTTCTCTGTGGTGGGGAGTGTTTGGGGGAGTGGGGTTTCTTTGTCAAGCCCACGGTTTTTGATGGTGTGCAAGATGACATGAAAATTGCCAAGGAGGAGATCTTCGGGGCTGTGCAGCCCCTGTTCAAGTTCAAGAAGATTGAGGAGGTAACTGAGAGG GCCCACAGCACAAGGTATGGCTTGGCTGCTGCTGTGTTCACCCAGGACCTGGACAAGGCCATGTACTTTACGCAGGCACTCCAGGCTGGGACAGTGTGGGTAAACACCTACACCATTGTCACCTGCCACACGCCGTTCGGAGGGTTTAAGGAATCTGGCaatgggagggagctgggggaggttGGGCTTAAGGCCTACATGGAGGCGAAGACAGTCACCATCAAGGTCCCTCAGAAGAACTCGTAA